A single Amphiura filiformis chromosome 8, Afil_fr2py, whole genome shotgun sequence DNA region contains:
- the LOC140159060 gene encoding uncharacterized protein: MASSATMTFFYGLLTLLIMQTLHQQTDAQLTWKMDPKDIIALQGDTVMVNCIISGRNTTQGEQKFWWYKPDRGQYISRNYALYVQEPHVSRFTVLLDKHLGVYSLVIRNVTEYDGGQYQCIFRQTEEQESFSGLTTVTVLIPPAEGYPKCTTYPKSHLLLSPLETEALHCPRPPPETTHARSNITVYHVWTHQKELVHAFFLQNKTTLFSQAKPKGTPESKAPVAYCTLDDPALLGPYPERCRLLATPQKASARISPGTVTARLGESVNYTCHSEDIAVVTDYSWQFSKPVPSVGLSVYENGQVISIQKFSRVEDLVKITCTVKTEWGLIAEASADLTTVPSVLNFVDNSTTTTPVDANDNSSSIYQSDETKIATIIPEEKNTIRNIGFLIGPGIGVLLLFIGAIFLACCIIKWKTKGKKLRRGTFKTNDAPVTLRTVAKNQNRNSSALSRRFSDSYRYDGNHGVGNYENFQAITAHQNSAFLRGVSSFQGQNGGPNSPLEANVKVHIEMPNLSASLPALNMYKVSGNGGKDPPPPPPDDEDLQALNNFPPPLPLLETPVSTLNRGNSYQDLYVDPQPDTYNRPDTFNTSSPHYHHDHHHHHHHHSPSISSNGYGGNGVNGYHTHDEPVNYSYHNHDHNELQNNDRPRKIPPPVFPRRKTPSISNDWNNGRSFSNTMQPLHRI, encoded by the coding sequence ATGGCATCCAGTGCAACTATGACATTCTTCTATGGATTACTAACTCTTCTGATCATGCAAACTTTACACCAACAGACCGATGCTCAATTAACCTGGAAAATGGACCCTAAAGACATTATTGCCCTTCAGGGTGACACAGTCATGGTGAACTGTATTATATCTGGAAGGAATACGACTCAAGGCGAGCAGAAATTTTGGTGGTATAAGCCAGACAGAGGTCAGTATATCAGTCGCAATTACGCGCTGTATGTACAAGAACCGCATGTTAGTCGGTTTACCGTTCTACTGGACAAACACTTAGGGGTGTATTCATTGGTTATTCGTAATGTGACAGAATATGATGGAGGTCAGTACCAATGCATCTTTAGACAGACTGAGGAGCAAGAAAGTTTCTCTGGTCTCACCACTGTAACTGTATTGATTCCGCCAGCTGAAGGTTACCCAAAATGCACCACGTATCCCAAATCGCATCTGCTACTCTCTCCATTAGAGACGGAAGCATTGCACTGTCCTAGGCCACCACCGGAGACCACTCATGCCAGGAGTAATATCACAGTGTATCATGTTTGGACACACCAAAAAGAGCTTGTCCATGCATTTTTTCTTCAGAATAAAACAACGCTTTTTTCACAAGCTAAACCAAAGGGCACGCCTGAATCAAAGGCTCCTGTCGCATACTGCACATTGGATGACCCTGCCTTACTTGGACCATACCCAGAACGATGCCGGTTACTTGCCACACCCCAAAAGGCATCAGCGAGAATATCACCCGGTACTGTAACTGCCCGACTCGGAGAAAGCGTCAACTACACGTGTCATAGTGAAGACATAGCCGTAGTTACGGACTATTCTTGGCAGTTTTCTAAACCTGTGCCATCGGTGGGACTTAGTGTGTATGAAAATGGTCAGGTGATTTCAATACAGAAATTCTCACGAGTAGAAGATTTGGTGAAAATTACCTGTACGGTCAAGACTGAATGGGGCTTGATTGCAGAAGCATCAGCTGATCTTACCACTGTACCGTCTGTATTGAACTTTGTAGATAACAGTACCACTACCACACCCGTGGATGCTAATGATAACTCCAGCTCTATTTATCAATCGGATGAAACAAAAATAGCAACAATTATTCCAGAAGAAAAGAACACGATAAGAAACATTGGATTTCTTATCGGACCTGGTATCGGTGTCCTCCTGTTGTTCATAGGGGCTATCTTCCTTGCATGCTGTATCATCAAATGGAAAACCAAAGGTAAGAAATTACGTCGAGGTACCTTCAAAACCAACGACGCTCCTGTGACATTAAGAACAGTAGCCAAAAACCAGAATCGCAACAGCAGCGCGCTATCACGCCGATTCTCAGATTCGTACCGATACGACGGCAACCACGGTGTTGGGAATTACGAAAACTTCCAAGCTATCACTGCGCATCAGAACAGCGCATTTTTACGAGGGGTGTCGTCATTCCAAGGCCAAAACGGGGGGCCAAATTCGCCTCTTGAAGCAAATGTGAAAGTTCACATAGAAATGCCTAATTTAAGTGCCAGTCTACCAGCACTCAATATGTACAAAGTGTCAGGCAATGGTGGTAAAGACCCACCCCCTCCTCCCCCAGATGATGAAGATCTGCAAGCGTTGAATAATTTCCCTCCGCCGCTTCCCTTATTGGAAACACCGGTAAGCACACTGAACAGGGGTAATTCTTACCAAGACTTGTATGTGGATCCTCAACCCGATACCTACAACAGACCGGATACCTTCAACACATCGTCGCCgcattatcatcatgatcatcatcaccaccatcatcatcattcccCATCAATCTCATCAAATGGCTACGGTGGCAATGGTGTCAACGGCTATCACACTCACGACGAACCTGTTAATTATTCCTATCATAATCACGATCATAACGAGTTGCAGAATAACGACAGACCGCGTAAAATTCCGCCCCCTGTTTTCCCTAGAAGGAAGACGCCCTCTATTTCAAATGATTGGAATAACGGGCGATCGTTTTCGAACACTATGCAACCTTTACACAGGATATGA